GGGCACTTGGTCCCCGATGATGTGTCTCTTCGTGTCACGGGCAAGGATATCCCCTATGTCAGCCGCGGCGGACTTAAACTGGAAGCGGCTTTGCGTGGGTTTTCGGTCGATGTCAGAGGCTTGGAGTGCTTGGATGTAGGCGCTTCTACAGGGGGATTTACGGATTGCCTCCTCCAGCGCGGCGCAAGACATGTTACCGCGGTTGATGTGGGATACGGCCAACTGCATTGGAATCTGCGGTCAGATCCCCGCGTCACGGTCTTGGAACGGACAAACATCCGGTACCTTGATCCTGGAGCGATCCCCGAGGCTGTTGACTTGGCTTGTATCGACGTCTCCTTTATCTCGCTCAAGATCGTGGTTCCTGCGGTCATAAAGTTCGTGAAGCGTTCAGGCCGCATCATCTGTTTGATCAAGCCCCAGTTTGAGGTGGGAAAAGGATTGGTGGGAAAAGGCGGCGTGGTCCGTGATAAGTCCTTACATGAAGCTGTCCTAGAAGACCTTTCCAGGGCATTTAATGACATGAACCTCTCTCAAGTTGGAATCATCCCCTCCCCTATTCTCGGCCCCAAGGGTAATCAGGAATATTTGGCCTGTTTGCAGATGGAGAAAGCCTATGAAGGATAATGTCAGACGAGCGATTTTTCGCAAGGTGAAGGAGGAGCCCTTTGCCAGAAAGCTGAATCTTGATTTGATCGAACTCGAGGATGGATATTCCGTTGTGGAAATGACCTTTACAGAGGATTTGGAAAACATCTTTAAAATGGCCCACGGCGGCGCCATCTTCGGCCTCATTGACGAAGCCTTTGAGACAGCAGCCAATTCTCATGGTACCATAGCAGTGGCTCTTAATATGAATATCACCTATATGAATTCACCCGCACCAGGGGCAAGACTGCGGGCAGAAGCTAAAGAATTGAACGTAACCCCACGCACAGCCTCATATGACATTAAGGTAACAGATGAAAAACATACACTAATTGCATCCTGCCAGGCCCTTGTCTACAGGAAAAAGCAGGGACTGCCGTTTCTGGAGTAAAATAAATGTGGGTTAATGATAGAACCCATTCAAGACAATGTTTATTATCATGGAATGATCCCTCGTGTAATCAGCAAATTGATGATGATTTCGGGCCTGGCAATGGTCATTCTGACCTTCTGGGGCACGGCTCATTATGTCTTTCCTTTCTATGCCCGCACCTACCCTTTTTGCTGGTACGGCCTTATATTCTTTCTTGACGGTCTCCTGTCGTGGCGCTGGAACGAGGGGCTCATTCTCGGAAGGCCCCGCGAATTCGTTGCACTTCTTTTCTGGTCTGCCATCTTTTGGTTTTTCTTTGAAATTTGGAATCTTCGTCTTCAAGACTGGTACTTTGCAGGTGTCCCGCCCGAAGGGCTATGGTCTCATGTCGAGGCCTATCTTGATTTTGCAACGGTCCTGCCCGGCATGTTCTTAGTGTACCGCCTTCTTTATCTATTGAAGCTCCCCTCGCACGTAAGAACCCGCTTTGTCCTCAAAAAGGGGGCACGAAAGGGGTGTGTATTGATCGGACTTGTGATGCTGATCCTGCCCTTGGTCTATCCAGTCTACTTTTTTCCTTTTGTGTGGGGCGCTTTTATCTTCCTGCTCGAGCCTGTCTGTGCAAGATGGGGCGCACACTCTCTGCTTAAGGATGCTGAAAGCGGGGAATGGACCACCCTTGTTCGTCTGTTGATTGCCGGGATTTTTTGCGGTGGGTACTGGGAGCTCTGTAATTTCTGGTCCCTTGAAAAATGGGTCTACACGGTCCCTTTTTTTTCAGAAGGCAAATTGTTCGAGATGCCCTACTTGGGATTTCTGGGCTTTCCGCCCTTCTGCGTGGAGTGTTTTGTCCTGATAAACGCAGTCTATCTGCTGCGTGGCGGCCGCCACTGGATTCCAGAAGCAA
This genomic window from Deltaproteobacteria bacterium contains:
- a CDS encoding TlyA family RNA methyltransferase, giving the protein MLLVKRGLAQSRRRALSLVLAGKVWVNGERLVKAGHLVPDDVSLRVTGKDIPYVSRGGLKLEAALRGFSVDVRGLECLDVGASTGGFTDCLLQRGARHVTAVDVGYGQLHWNLRSDPRVTVLERTNIRYLDPGAIPEAVDLACIDVSFISLKIVVPAVIKFVKRSGRIICLIKPQFEVGKGLVGKGGVVRDKSLHEAVLEDLSRAFNDMNLSQVGIIPSPILGPKGNQEYLACLQMEKAYEG
- a CDS encoding DUF4332 domain-containing protein, with translation MIEPIQDNVYYHGMIPRVISKLMMISGLAMVILTFWGTAHYVFPFYARTYPFCWYGLIFFLDGLLSWRWNEGLILGRPREFVALLFWSAIFWFFFEIWNLRLQDWYFAGVPPEGLWSHVEAYLDFATVLPGMFLVYRLLYLLKLPSHVRTRFVLKKGARKGCVLIGLVMLILPLVYPVYFFPFVWGAFIFLLEPVCARWGAHSLLKDAESGEWTTLVRLLIAGIFCGGYWELCNFWSLEKWVYTVPFFSEGKLFEMPYLGFLGFPPFCVECFVLINAVYLLRGGRHWIPEAINQKSPASANRVIYLVLITFALFLSEWSYSQMEHHTIDSRSESLCHILEDISPTDASILAEKGWRYPKEVLKNWEETKGLIRPPFRDAIRRRLGLASLLHMGSVNARLLEKAGVRSLKELARQDPDELFPGLVRINQALPLRKTPLVKRRIVAWIEGAKRKSVIY
- a CDS encoding PaaI family thioesterase, whose translation is MKDNVRRAIFRKVKEEPFARKLNLDLIELEDGYSVVEMTFTEDLENIFKMAHGGAIFGLIDEAFETAANSHGTIAVALNMNITYMNSPAPGARLRAEAKELNVTPRTASYDIKVTDEKHTLIASCQALVYRKKQGLPFLE